GTTATTGAGATGGGTTGTCTTTGACCCTGACTTCAAGCCCACAAGGATTGATGGAAGGTTTAAACACTGGTATAGAAGAGGAATTACCTCTTACTGCTCAATTACGTCCAAGGGTGAATTTGATAGTTTTCAGAGAATCTCGGATACATATGGGCTGGAAAAAATGGATTTCTTTAGATATCTTCAAATTCGGTCTTATTATAATGACCAGATAAAACCACCAGCAGAAAGTGAGACCAACTTAATTGACATATTTATTgacatgtacaaaaaaaaggacaatagGAAACTTGTTTCGAAATTGTACTCCTGTATTCAATCTAACAAGAAACACTCAACAGATAAGATTAGACTAAAATGGGAGAAAGAATCTCAAACTGTCATCACAGAAGAAGAGTGGATGAATATATGCTCAGTGCAGTCAACTTCCACTAGTTCAGGTCTCTGGAGAGATTTCTGCTGGCGGAATCTGGTCAGATATTTCATAACCCCTAAGTTAAAATGTGTGCAAACAGGGGAGACAGCCAGGGGACTGTGTTGGAGGAACTGCGGTGAACAACTAGCAGACCACTTTCATATATTTTGGAGCTGCTCAGCTATTCAGCCATATTGGCAAAAGATTACACAAgtagtaaaaaacatttttggtgatgTAATCAACAGCTCTTTTTCTTCAATCTACCTGGGTAATATTGCACCCCATATATTGGGGCGAgataaatatcttttaaaaatattattagcaGCTAGTAAGAAAGCTGTTACTCGCAGCTGGCTGCAAACTGCACCTCCGGCGGAGTCCGACTGGATCAATATTGTGACCAATATTCAAAATATGGAAAGAATGACCTTTTCGTTAAATCTACAGACTGATAAATACTTGCACTATTGGGAAAAATGGATTGTGTACATGTCCGAAAGAGATGCTCATTGAGCCATCATTGTATTTGTAACTTTACCAGTGTAATATCTGAATGAATGTATAGGTGACCAACTGTTTGTTCTATGTATCTCTGTATGTTGTCTATGTTTgttctataaaaataaagtacaaaaaaaaaaaaaaaaaaaaaaatcatgtttttcatgttaaatcttgatgtggcagttaaatgtagtaaaaaaatacaatatttgcctttaaaatgtagtgaagtcaaagtataaagttacataaatggaaacacACAAGTAGATGTGCCTCATAATTGTACTTAAGTCcagtatttgttttaaaaatattttataacacTTCCATTTTCTAAAAGGTAGGGCTGAttttaaggataatgaatgaatgaatgtctgtgaagcactttgtaaacatGTTTCTGGAAAGtgctaaattaataaaatgtatgatttaataataaaaatgaacttcCTTACAAAGCGCTTTTCAGAACAAAGGCTCaaagtgtattttgtgcagCAGTTGCAGTACATGTGAAAGCAAACATAAGTGCAGCTAAACCAGGATCAAAACCAGACAACTACAAATAATACTCAAATCTCCTATCTGCTCTATGGCTGAAATACCTACTTAAAGTGTAGGAGTCTTGGTGGTGATTTGACAAATGACTTGAACAGCAAATACTCATTCCAAAGATATGTGGAACAGTAACAACTGTTGCTATATATAGGTGTGTAAGAACCCAAACCCCCGCATCCATGTGGCCCAACAAGCCCTGCCTGCTGCTTCAGGGAGGACAAATGGATGTTAGCTTGAAAAAGGAACAGAGCACAAACTAATCTTATTGATCACTTGAAACGTAGCTCAGTCACAGTAACACAGATCCTATTCAGAGTCTGTGAGCTTGCCTGATCGAGAACCTTCCTCAGTCTGAAAATCTTACATGTTGACTGGACAGAAAACCCCAAAGTCAAGCATCTTTTTTAACTCAAGAAAGCTTAAATCGTCGCTTATGCTACACAAATTTATGCTTTTTTTCGcgtttttttaccttttcagGCATCTAAAATTATtgaaaacacaagaaacaaagaaacacattaCTTCACCTCAGGTGTCATCTATCCATGTCCACTGGAGCACAATAAGAAAGCTCATTTTCTGACTGCCATTATCGGCtaattctattattttttctgaGACTCCCTTTATCTCATCTGCAGTTAACATTTTACTCAATGCCATTTCACATTCACACAACTGACACATTCAGGGAAATCATTTCCACTTTAATTAAAATCTATTTTACTTGCTTTGGATAATGTCATACAAATGCTCTCAAGTAGAACTTAATGTCAGCAGTTAACCAAAGAATGCTGACAGATGGAAGATacagagcaacaaaaaaaacttcaaagtaTTACATGTTTTAAATACAAACAATGACAGATGGATACTTGGCTTAAAAACTCTTTGCTCACAATCTTcatcaaataaagaaaagtctTGCTTTGCAATTGTTTCCAAGATAAGCCAATTAATTAAACCCAAAGATCTGAGCACACTAAGGCTAAAAtcccatttaaaataaatgtaaaaaaaacaaaaaacaggtgtAATTCAAAATCGTTTTCAACAGAAGTTAAACACTTCACATACATCccaaatgttttaaagtgtttttcaggtcacatattaaaaaaaacaacaatgtctAGACCGTAgggtttgttaatgtttaaaaaaggtCCCTTCACACACTTATTCCAGATGGAAAAGAGACTTGCAGGAGCAGGTTGATGCAGAATCGAGTAGTGGTTGAAGCACATTCAAGTGAAACCTTGATCTCTTGCTGTTCCAAAACAAAGAGTCCTGGACTGTCACCACTCTCATCTAAATTACAAGCACAATCATCTCTCAGCCCATTAATCTGGTGGAAAACTACACTGCACGTGTGAGTTGGGCTGGACTGTAGTTCTGCAGAGACAGAGTCCTTCAGTGTCACTCCATACTGTCTGGGTCTGCCTGGGCCATATAGGCGTCCAGCTCAGCATCCAGATGACCTTTGGTCTTTGACATGTAGGCGTCCAGCTGGTTGTCCAGTTGTTCACGGGTCACGGCTGGTCGGCCAACACCTCGACCCCGCCCGCGCCCACGACCACCTCGGGGAGCAAAACCACCACGCCCACGCAGTCCACCACGACCTGTCCATCAACACACAGAACAATAGCCCAGATTAGGGGTCATCATTAACATAAAGTGAAAAGTATGTACAATCTTGTTTTTCCACTATTAGAGAAAGTAACATTGTCATCATCTGACCTCTGgctattcctcctcctcctcgtggCGCGCCTCGGGACTGAGGTCCTCCTCTGCCAACAGGTCCTCCACGGTGGCGACCTCCTCTACGCATTGCCAGGCGGCCCGCAGAACCACGACCTCGCATGGGGCCACCTGTAGGAGACACTCGCTTCCCTGGgcaacacaaagacacatcaGTCAATGCAAAGCCAACACAAACAAGAACCCTGCAGCTGAAGTCACACACAGCCACATTGTAGGCCAGAAACTGTGTGAGGTGGCGGACACACACCTCTCAGGGACAGAGCTCCCCTCATAACTCCTCCTCTGACTCGTCCTCTGAGGCCTCCTCTGCTCATCCCTCGCAttcctcctctgcctccagGAGCTCCTCCGCGCATCAGAGCGCCGACAGGCCGGCCCAGCCTGGCCTGGATGTTGCTCTTCCCCAGACGCTGCTTCAGGCTCTGACACAAGTTGTTCAAGGATGCAATTATGACGACACATGGTTAAAGTCACTGAATGAAAGCCACATTCAAACAGTGGTAGCGCACACAAAGTCAGAAATGTGCATACTCATTCTTTTAGTCAGATTTATAAAGTTGCAAATACTCCTGATTCCTATGTTCAGTTTAATAAATCTGTCATTGTGGAGCTGGGAGAATATAACCAAGCCTCGATTCCATAGTTCACCAGAAATGGATAAAGAAACAGCCTTAAACTCTATTTGCATATTGAGACTTGTAACTTGACCCGTCGTTGACAATTAGCATTTTACTGACTGTTGGCTAGGAGAGATTCTCAAACAGCACCAGAACAGCTGTCATTACACATGGCTGTGGCTATGTGCAGCATCCTACCACTCATTCATCATACTTCTGCCAACCACCATCGCCATACTATGAACCATTGTTAAATGTCAGAAGAATTATTACTGATTTATTTATAGAGCTGATATTTGCAGGGTTCAGGACCAAATCCAAAGATCACTGACAGGGAGAGGACAGCTCACATGTAATCAcctttaatttacatttttcacacaatACTGCATGGACTGCAAAAATAACAATCAGTAAAACTGGCAAACAGCCTAAAATAATGTTACCCCTCTCCTAACTTGCATTCAATCTCAGCAAATGCGAGTTGGGGCAGTGCTTGGTCTGTTTCCATGCAGGATGTTCATGCAGTTGGTTCGCATAATACTACAGTGAAGACCAAAAGTTCCACACTCCTGGCTTCAATGAAGCTAGATGATTTTCCATTTATGATTTTTCTCCATCATCTCTGACTCCAGCAGGAGACACATTCCATGTGTCTGGAAAAGCGCAGAAGCAGCGGCAGTCTTTTTCAGACACATGCAGGTCAGCAGGACAATTTGCCAGTGAATGTTATAAACTTGgatattttagtgttttacagacatttgtgaGGTCACCCAGCTTAAAACTGCAACAATCCTGAATAAACCAGGACTTCTGGACACCGTATGTGCAGCGGCTACATGCTGCTGGATCCACTGGGTGAGGTAAGATGGCTGCACAGCAAACAAACAGTTGCGGCTGTGAAGAGCCAACTTGTGTGATCGTAACTCTTTCCATTGTTctttaacaaaacaaataactttGCGCAGGGTCTTCCAGTCCAGAAAGAGCGACATCGTGTAGTTTAGAAACCGATAAGCAGAACCcaactttgacatttttaacaaatCCTTTTGAATGAGATTTGGAACCAGTTCTCGGTGCCCAAGTCTACCAAGTAAATACTTTTATACAGTATAACTATTTACACAAATATGGTATTGATGCAGGTGCCTACAGTTAACTACATGGGTCTCAATGGTAAAACGGTCCATTGACACTCAGCTTATCAGATCTTTGCCCTCACCTGCTTGTGATTCAGAGCAGCTTGCACCGAAGGCCGGTTCTCCATCTGCTGGGCCAGCCGGCGATTGCGGGCACTGGCCAAATGCTGCTGTTGCATGGTGGCTCGAATGCTTACCGCAGTGGGCTGCTTGTTCTTCAGCATGTTAGTGAAGCTTTAGAGGTGGGAGGGAAAAAGAGGGAGGAAGTAAAAGAAGGGGAGAGGGGATatacagaggaggaggaagcaggGTTCCACATCAAGTCATTTCTCATATTATGGATGAAGCCACAGACTGTGGTGGCTTTTTGTTATGCAAGACTTATGTTCCATTTGTTGgcaccatttttttcctttctcaaTCACATGACAATCCGATGTGTTTTCAAACAAGCACAAGAAGAAAGGCAAAACTAAGATAAGGAAAACTTACAGTGCAAAGACAGACTGAAGGACAGAAGCAGAGAGAAGGTGCCAGATGTTTGCCACTTACAGGCCTCCAGCTGACTGGCTGGGGTGTCatcatgctgcagcagcagaggccCTGGACGTGAGGAGTGCTTGGCCACTCAGCCACTTACAGCACAGACCGTGACTTGTGGTTAAACCACTGAGAGACTCAGGAGGGTAGGAGAGATGGATGGGGAAAGGGGAGCTCTTTGTCACGTCTGAGCTTGGACTGAGTACCTGGTCTTTTATAGATTCGGAGCAAAGATAAGAAAGAATGACAGaacaggaggagaaaggagcatGTGCTTCACTTCCACTGGTTTCAGAGCAGCAGAAAGGATTAAGAGTGCCCCTCTTCCTGGTTTAGCTTAAGCCTTCCTCACCCCTCTATAGGCGGTGTATACTCTGCTGTGTATGTTAACAGGGAGCAGGAGTGCCATGGCAATTGCAGGACCGTGGTCGGGTCCACCATAGACTAACCAAGGCTTACCCAGCATGACCACTACCCTCTCCCCTTGTTTATATGTGTGCACTGCTCATACAAGATATTTGGCTTGGACCAGCCCCTTCTGCTACATGTGACAATCACATTTAACTCTGCAGGGGCATCAAGAAATGTTGACAGGACCATCATAGTTGAGTGAGCAGTGCACACACTGGGGACAGTCAGAATAGCATCCATTTCAGGTCCGGTCCCCAACAGTAGACTTCCGTAGGGAGCACTAGAACCTTCACAAGCCAAGGATGGCCCTTGCATCTGGTGTCTAACTGCTGACAGGGTGCGTGGCGCCTCACCGCTCATTTAGGGACACTTTGGTGGTACTTTTCAGGACAACTTTTTGGGAGGAGGCTGCGCTCATTTTGACAGACTTCGCTTGCAGGCTCCTAGAAACAGAGGGGAAAATAAATCGTCAATAGGAGGTCATAAGAAGTGAGGTAAGCTAAATTTAGACTGAAATAACATATGGTATCAGAGGAAATTTGACTTAACATTACATTAAATGCACAACACAATATATGTTGATATCATTTACACTGAGCTTAACACTAAGTAGGTTGGTTCTGATAGCTTTGCTTTCTATCTCTAATCACTGTTTCTACTACCGAAGAACAACTTAGGAAAGATTTAAGTAGACGTATCTCAATTTGAGCCAGGGTTGACCATTGATTTCAGAGgttcaaattatattttctgCTGCTCATCCAATATTGAAGTAGCTTGACACTCAACACTGATTTTATCAGACAAAATCAGCTTATTCATATCTTTGGGCTTAGACATTTATATCTTAAACTAGTCTCAAATGTTGAAGGCAAACATTTTTGATtctacaattattttaaaatggtttCAATTTAAATTAATCGCTGTGGAATCCAGACTATGCTGAAAACACCACTGCTGGGTTCAGGACTCTGAACGGTTAAAAAAAGACTTgcaaataaaacactaaatggTAAAGTTGTTACTTTTCAATGTCTGGGGGACTGTAGCACTGCATGCCATTTTAGAATTGTAATTCTCTTTGGAGGACGTTTTGATTCCCACCCTTAACCAAGTTATGCGTTTGAGAAACACAGCTGGAGGTTCTAACCAGTCAGCATCCTTTGAGGAGCTGCTGGCAACAGTCAGCTATCTGAtgtgacacagagacacaggtgACTGTTGGTTCTAAAAACAATAGTGACTCCTGAAGAGGTTTAATGTGGCACAGAAAGCGAATGGCACCAGTTGTATCAGAAATGGAGaatatttcttcattaaaagaagagcagagaacAGCACTGAACTGACTGGCTTCAGCACAGACTTTTGTGATGGTGACATACAGTGTTTTGTTAAATTGTCTGCCCTTTCCTAAATAGTTGCCAATTACTGCTTTTCTGATGGTCCTCCGTAACAAATCAAGACCAGTCATGACTTCGattatgtttgttgtgtgaGGAAACTGAGCTATTTAGGTCATGTTTCACTCATTTTCATGCTAACATGGACAAAATGTAACATCCCACCATAGCGTCTTACTTGAAAAAAATCTTAGTTAACAGAAGAGCTGTTGAAGTCAAATATAAGCCTAGATCAAGCTTGTCTTTATGAGTCATGAAGTCATATGATGTGCCGTAGGAGTATCATCTGTTTAACAGGGAAACCTGATTTGTTAAACTGAACAAAAAGTTACTGTATtctgacagtggtggaaaaagtattcagatcccttactttcCCTTAaggaaaagtactaataccacaccgTGAAAgttctccactacaagtacaagtactgcattcaaaacttactgaagcaaAAGTACTAGCATCAACATGCAGagtgaacccactcagattgttttatatattctaaatgtatttttatttgaattgatgcatttatgtaagcggcattttattttatttttttttaaatttaactacctaatataccCTAATGaggttaaatttaaaaaaaatgtctcatgactttaaattgatcatgtctttcatgttaaatcttgacttgaaaagtaactaaagctgtcagataaatgtagtggagtaaaaagtacaatatttgcctctaaatgtagtgaagtagaagtataaagttacaaatgtggaaataatcaagtacactacaagtacctcaaaattaagtacagtacttgagtaaatgtacttagttactttccaccactataCTCTGGAGAGTTCCGGCCGACAGTAGTCCAAACACTCCGGTGTGTATTTTCGGAGCAGCGGGCCGTTGAACTGTCCCTCCCTACAGTAGCAGCCCAACTTGTTAACTCCAGATGTAATCATGTGTGTTAACCATTATATAATCCAAAAAACAAGTCAAGTACCTTTAATaaaatgttcgttacttacAATGAACGTTGCGTCGGTTGAGAAAAGCCTCAGAGCTAGCTGGGGTTAGCCTTAGAGCTAGCTGGGGTTAGCTTTAgcagctagctaacgttagcttgtgCCGGCACGGTGTGGCTGTGTGGGCTGTCTTTATATTCTTGAGTTTAAATATAACCTATAATATGCTTCATTCCCATATAAGCGCTTTAAGAAATGAGCAGTTCTATCTATGTTCTCAGCTCTGtctgaacaaacaaacaccgCAGGAGACAGACTCTCGGCTGCGTCTCTAAAATGGTGCTGCTAGCTGTGATGAGTGTCCGCGAGAGGAAAATGGAGAGGCTCTTATGactgtgacgtcacggtgacgtAGCTTCCGGTCTGGCTGTTGATAGTGATAGTTTACTAAAATGGCGGCAGCGGCTTGGGTGGCGACTTCCTCGGGCAAAGACCCCGTAGCCGAGGGTCTGCTGGACCTCCTGAGACCAGCTATCCAGCAGCTCGACCTGCACGTGCACTCGGTCAGGTAAATATCACTCTCACCTGCTGGCTGTCGCTCTGACAGCAGCACTGGAAACCATTGACAAGTCCCGTGACTTCCCAGTATGTCGACCCGCTGCTGTTTGTTATTGTATCACCAGTTTATTGTTAAACATTTGCACCTCATTATCCAGTCCAGGacccttgttgttttttaatatgttaATGGTCATGCCAATGCCTATGcttcaagtttatttatttatttttattttatttcagatctttattaacaACTAGAGAAATACAGACATTCAGGATATAACCCGTCACACTgctaaaataatcgcctaagtcattttttgccaacattgtttttttttgtgtgcctaAACCAtttcctcatgacgccggccacctatggtaaaatcgcctacatcctcagttgatcagatcatgtgattttaccccgttaagataatggcctatgtcaagtgtgtgacataagtggatttattatgcctaagtcaaaataaaatgttactaaggcaattttttgacATGCCTTTGTGGCttgagcaagatatggtaacactttattttgtaggtgtctacataagagtgtcatgagcgtgtcataaacatgacatgggatgtgtcatgaacattaatgacactttgaagtaacattaataatcatgatacttgtcatgtcgtgtttctgacaggcttgtgtatTCTCAAGGTATTAGACAAAAAGCCATCAAGTCATCATCACTGCAATATCATTCAAAAGCACAAACTCTTGACTTTTGAAAATGTAGTGTGTCTTGCCGATGTTAGCTTAGTGtatagcaggggtgtcaaactctggcccgtgggccaaatttggggcaataccaaattattatattattattgtaaattaatgacattgatgtgttttttatttgaaatttgattttgcatgtctgcactatttagttatatattgtatgtttataagcgttgctggttccatatttcatgttaaagcaaaacatgtttggtatatattaaaaggtttatttgttcaatgttggcccgcgattttattcaagtcttaaattttggcccattgtgtatttgagtttgacacccctggtgtaTAGGGTGATTCATAATCTGGCTGCTCCTCCTTTAAAGGAGTTTATATCACTGCACCCAGACAACAGAGAACAACTAGGAAGACCAGTAGAGGTCACTGTGCAGTACAGCGCAGATGTACTGAGTTTGGCAGATCAGCTTTTTCTATAAGAGCCACTAATTATTGGAACTCAGTAGAAAATGAGATCAGAGACATCAGCACATTCgttggttttaaatctaaaataaaatcatgtcttAAATCCACTCAATCATGCACCTACCAACTATGAACTCAAacattagctcactattttgcaATCTCTTTAGTGTtctattttaacattgttttgtgttgtgtcttaatactgtgactttatttttgctgttgtcctgtgttgtattgtgtttttaagagtgtgaaactttgttgttgctgtttgaaatgcttgtttgtttgtgttagatttatgttatttgttcctgcccagggactacagatgaaatttagctagtagctaattctggtacgACTGAGAGCCATGCAGTGtccctttttaaataaacaaataataaataaataaataaatattgctttctgTAGGACCTCTGTTGCTAAATTCTCATTTGTCTATTAAGATGCGGTGCTgtggaatgacataaaaaacagactcatgttcctctttaaatacatttaagaccaaactaaaaaaaatcctttattATGTTGTAACTTCTATGTGTGTTGACATGTTTCCAAATGATAATAATCACAGATGGAGTCAGTACTTTATCATCTGTCCTTCCTCTGGATTCATGAGCTTCTTTCTTCTTTGCAGAGAAAGCCAGGTAGAATTAAGAGAACACATAGACAATCTGGCCACAGGTAATCTATTGTATAAGTATTTATAACACCTGTAACATAAACCGAACATTAAATAACCTGTGTTGCTTATCATTGGTTTGGTGCGTTCTCCGCAGAGTTATGCCGGATAAATGAACATCAGAAGGTGGCTCTGGACCTGGACCCTTATGTAAAGAAGCTGCTGAATGCAAGACGAAGAGTCGTGCTAGTAAACAACATACTGCAGAATGCTCAGGTCAGTGGCAAGCATTCGGTGTGGGACTTCTAAGAGCTGCACTAATATTTCttttaatattcatttattatcacTCATAATGTCAAACCCA
This genomic interval from Centropristis striata isolate RG_2023a ecotype Rhode Island chromosome 14, C.striata_1.0, whole genome shotgun sequence contains the following:
- the chtopa gene encoding chromatin target of PRMT1a; amino-acid sequence: MSAASSQKVVLKSTTKVSLNERFTNMLKNKQPTAVSIRATMQQQHLASARNRRLAQQMENRPSVQAALNHKQSLKQRLGKSNIQARLGRPVGALMRGGAPGGRGGMRGMSRGGLRGRVRGGVMRGALSLRGKRVSPTGGPMRGRGSAGRLAMRRGGRHRGGPVGRGGPQSRGAPRGGGGIARGRGGLRGRGGFAPRGGRGRGRGRGVGRPAVTREQLDNQLDAYMSKTKGHLDAELDAYMAQADPDSME
- the snapin gene encoding SNARE-associated protein Snapin; this encodes MAAAAWVATSSGKDPVAEGLLDLLRPAIQQLDLHVHSVRESQVELREHIDNLATELCRINEHQKVALDLDPYVKKLLNARRRVVLVNNILQNAQERLRRLNHNVAKETARRKTMLEASGVFTSRSPSKP